DNA from Candidatus Stoquefichus sp. SB1:
ATCAGGGTTAGAAGTGACTGCTAATTATGATAATGGAACTAAGAAAGTTCTTACATCCAATGAATATAAGGTTACAGGATTAGATACTTCGACCTCTGGCACAAAAACAGCAACCATTACATATAATCAAAAGACTGTTACGTTTAATTATGGTGTGAGTGTTAAACCAAATGAACCACCAGTGATCAGTGATGTCAAGGTGACAAAGAGTGCAGGAAAGTATACAGTCACAGCGAAAGTGACAGATGACTATGGACTTGATAGAGTTCTGTTTCCAACGTGGACAAAGAATAATGGACAGGATGATCTAATCTGGCATAAGGGAACAGTCAGTGGAAACATAGCAACATGCACAATAGATATGAAGGACCATAAATATGAAACGGGAGAATATATTACACATATCTATGCATATGATAAAGCAGGTAAAGAGACAGCAATCAATTTTGGAAATGTGGTTGTAGAGAATGCAGCACCAGTGATCAGTGATGTCAAGGTGACAAAGAGTGCAGGAAAGTATACAGTCACAGCGAAAGTCACAGACGACTATGGACTTGATAGAGTTCTGTTTCCAACGTGGACAAAGAATAATGGACAGGATGATCTAATCTGGCATAAGGGAACAGTCAGTGGAAACATAGCAACATGTACAATAGATATGAAGGACCATAAATATGAAACGGGAGAATATATTACACATATCTATGCATATGATAAAGCAGGTAAAGAGACAGCAATCAATTTTGGAAATGTGGTTGTAGAGAATGCAGCACCAGTGATCAGTGATGTCAAGGTGACAAAGAGTGCAGGAAAGTATACAGTCACAGCGAAAGTCACAGACGACTATGGACTTGATAGAGTTCTGTTTCCAACGTGGACAAAGAATAATGGACAGGATGATCTAATCTGGCATAAGGGAACAGTCAGTGGAAACATAGCAACATGTACAATAGATATGAAGGACCATAAATATGAAACGGGAGAATATATTACACATATCTATGCATATGATAAAGCAGGTAAAGAGACAGCAATCAATTTTGGAAATGTGGTTGTAGAGAATGCAGCACCTGAAATAAGTAGTATAACAATTACAAATGTTACTTCATCGGGGTATACTGTAAATTGTTATGTAACAGATGATTATGGTATGAATGTTGTCAAATTTCCTACTTGGACAGAAAACAATGGACAAGATGATTTAAAATGGGGTGAATCAAAAGTTATCAATGGTGTTGCAAGTTATCGAGTTAATATTAAGGATCATGGATATAATTATGGTAAATATATTACACATATCTATGCATATGATTTAGCTGGAAATTTTACTGCTACGAGCATTTATCAAGTTTTAGAAATGCCAAATTCTGCACCAGGATGGATGCAACAAAATGGACGCAAGTATTTGTTTGATAAAGATGGTAAATTAGTTGAAGGGGGAAAATACTTTGTTATTGATATATCAAAATGGCAAGGGAACATTGATTGGGATACAGTAATGAAGAAAAATTCAATAGATGCTGTTATATTAAGAGTGAGTCATGGTGACGAAACTACAGAGTCTAATGGAAAATGGCAAGATGAAAAGTTTGCTAGGAATATTGCTGCATTAAATCGGTTAGGTGTACCATATGGGATTTATCATTATAATACAGCTAAAAATACATCTCAAGCTGCACACCAAGCAGAATTAGCTCTATCTTTAATTAAATCTGCTGGTGCAAAACCTACATTACCGGTATATGCGGACATTGAAGAAGGTGGCAATGATCGTGACCAAGTTGCTATTGCTAAAGTATATTGTGAAGCATTTAAACGAGCAGGATATACTCCTGGAGTATATGCAAATTTAAATTACTGGAAAAATTATTTAAAATACGATTCATCATTGAATAATTATGCAAAATGGATTGCTAATTATGGATTGAACAACGGATTACCTAGAAGTGATTGGAGACCTGATGATTCTTTCAAAATGTGGCAGTATAGTTCAAAGGGATCAATTTATGGTTATCAAGGAAATGTTGATGTGAATGTAATGTTTGAATAAAAAAATATTGACCATGACGTTACGTCATGGTTTATTCTTTGGATATAGACAATATTTGGAGGATGTTATTATGAAAGGAATTATTTTAGCAGGTGGAAGTGGGACACGTTTATACCCCTTAACACAGGTCACAAGTAAGCAATTGTTACCAATTTATGACAAACCAATGATTTATTATCCATTGAGTATTTTAATGAATGCTGGTATTCAGGATATTTTAATTATTTCTACGCCTGATGATACACCAAGATTTCAAGAATTATTGAAAGATGGACATCAATTTGGAATCAATTTACAATATAAAGTTCAACCATCACCTGATGGATTGGCACAGGCTTTTATTTTAGGTGAAGAGTTTATTGATGGAGATAGTTGTGCTATGATCTTAGGTGATAATATTTTCCATGGACATGGTTTAACAAAGCGTTTAAGAGATGCAGCGAAAAAAGAAAAAGGCGCAACTGTTTTTGGGTATTATGTAGATGATCCTGAAAGATTTGGAGTTGTTGAGTTCAATGAGGAAGGTAAAGCAATTTCAATAGAAGAAAAACCTGAAAAGCCTAAATCAAATTATGCAGTGACAGGACTATATTTTTATGATAATAAAGTGGTAGAGTACGCAAAAAGTATTCAACCAAGTGATAGAGGTGAATTAGAGATTACTGATTTAAATCGTATTTATTTAGAAAATGGTGATTTAGAAGTGACTCTATTAGGACAAGGGTTTACTTGGTTGGATACAGGAACACATGAATCTTTAGTAGATGCAACGAATTTTGTGAAAACAGTTGAAACACATTCTAATCGAAAGATTGCATGTTTAGAGGAAATCGCTTATGATAATAAGTGGATTTCAAAAGATGAACTTTTACAAGCTTGCGAGTTATATAAGAAAAACCAATATGGGAAGTATTTAAAAGATGTTTTAGAAGGGAAGTATATTGATTAATGAAAGTAACTGAAACAAAGATACCAGGTGTATTGATTATTGATATTGATGTCAATGGAGATCATAGAGGATATTTCTGTGAAACATATTCAAAACCAAAATATGAAAAATTAGGTATAACAGTTGATTTTGTTCAAGATAATATGTCATTTAGTGCACAAAAAGGAACATTAAGAGGATTA
Protein-coding regions in this window:
- the rfbA gene encoding glucose-1-phosphate thymidylyltransferase RfbA, coding for MKGIILAGGSGTRLYPLTQVTSKQLLPIYDKPMIYYPLSILMNAGIQDILIISTPDDTPRFQELLKDGHQFGINLQYKVQPSPDGLAQAFILGEEFIDGDSCAMILGDNIFHGHGLTKRLRDAAKKEKGATVFGYYVDDPERFGVVEFNEEGKAISIEEKPEKPKSNYAVTGLYFYDNKVVEYAKSIQPSDRGELEITDLNRIYLENGDLEVTLLGQGFTWLDTGTHESLVDATNFVKTVETHSNRKIACLEEIAYDNKWISKDELLQACELYKKNQYGKYLKDVLEGKYID